The following coding sequences lie in one Eubacterium ventriosum genomic window:
- a CDS encoding recombinase family protein, with protein sequence MQVYKAIKYIRLSYTDDKTVESDSVANQRRLIDDYIARHPEIEVVAEKIDDGYSGVLFDRPAFQEMMRMIEQGEANCVIVKDLSRLGREYIETGRYMRRVFPAYGVRFIAINDNVDTENDAADDLTVSVKNIMNEAYCRDISVKTRSALEVKRRSGDFVGAFTIYGYVKVGDKHKSLEVDEYAANVVRDIFRKRLEGFSASHIADELNRLGILSPLAYKRNHGMPHAKGGYTDRKDCKWSATTIIRILQDETYTGTLVQGKQTTPHFKLKEREDKPSSEWIRVEGTHEAIIQKHDFDLVQRLRRIDTRTSPKSDKVYLFSGILICGCCGCRMTRKTNRYKDKEYHYYYCPTGKKNGCTSSVMLKESDLIECVQDSLKGHIENVASLDALLSSISQERINRELAQEYAAQIRVNEKRVAQTEGFKAKLYENLVSGILTKEEFLSYKRKYNADIELFQKAIVEWNDKLTDVLENRSERNRWINHFMKFSTMEDIDRRAVMQLIRSIRVMGKDELHIEFNYQDEYQKAISLAEQIATKNEERMVG encoded by the coding sequence ATGCAGGTTTACAAAGCGATTAAGTACATCCGTCTTTCTTATACGGATGATAAAACAGTAGAAAGTGACAGCGTTGCTAACCAGCGGCGCCTGATCGATGACTACATAGCCCGACACCCGGAAATTGAGGTTGTGGCAGAAAAAATTGACGATGGTTATAGTGGTGTTTTGTTTGATCGCCCGGCATTTCAGGAAATGATGCGGATGATCGAACAAGGCGAAGCTAACTGCGTGATTGTCAAAGACCTCTCCCGCTTAGGTCGTGAGTACATAGAAACAGGCCGTTATATGCGCAGGGTATTTCCAGCCTATGGAGTGCGTTTTATCGCAATTAACGATAATGTGGACACGGAAAATGACGCTGCCGATGATCTCACGGTTTCTGTCAAAAACATTATGAATGAGGCTTACTGTCGGGATATTTCCGTTAAGACACGGAGCGCCCTGGAAGTAAAACGGCGCAGCGGGGATTTTGTAGGTGCTTTTACCATCTATGGTTATGTGAAAGTCGGCGATAAACACAAGAGCCTGGAAGTGGACGAATATGCTGCTAATGTTGTGAGGGATATTTTCAGAAAACGGCTGGAGGGATTCAGCGCTTCCCATATAGCGGATGAACTGAACCGATTAGGAATTCTTTCGCCTTTAGCGTATAAGCGCAATCACGGAATGCCTCATGCAAAAGGTGGCTATACAGACCGAAAGGATTGCAAATGGTCTGCAACTACAATCATCCGCATTTTGCAGGATGAAACTTACACCGGAACACTGGTCCAGGGCAAACAGACAACGCCCCATTTCAAATTAAAAGAGCGTGAGGACAAACCTTCTTCGGAATGGATTCGTGTGGAGGGAACCCATGAAGCGATCATACAAAAGCACGATTTTGATCTGGTGCAACGGCTCCGCAGGATTGACACAAGGACTTCTCCCAAATCGGATAAGGTTTACCTGTTTTCCGGTATTTTGATCTGCGGCTGCTGTGGCTGCCGTATGACCCGCAAGACGAACCGCTATAAAGATAAAGAGTATCACTATTATTACTGCCCGACCGGCAAAAAGAATGGATGCACATCGTCGGTCATGCTGAAAGAGTCGGATCTGATTGAATGTGTGCAGGACAGTTTGAAAGGACATATTGAAAATGTTGCTTCTCTGGATGCCCTGCTGTCCAGTATCAGTCAGGAACGGATCAACCGGGAATTGGCGCAGGAATATGCCGCACAGATCAGAGTAAATGAAAAGCGTGTGGCACAGACCGAGGGCTTTAAGGCAAAACTCTATGAAAATCTGGTGAGTGGAATTCTGACAAAGGAAGAATTTCTCTCTTATAAGCGAAAATACAATGCAGATATTGAACTGTTCCAAAAGGCAATCGTTGAATGGAACGATAAACTTACAGATGTATTGGAAAACCGAAGCGAACGAAACCGTTGGATCAACCATTTTATGAAATTTTCTACTATGGAGGATATTGACCGCCGGGCAGTCATGCAGCTTATCCGAAGCATACGTGTAATGGGTAAAGATGAACTGCATATTGAATTTAATTACCAGGATGAATATCAGAAAGCAATCTCTTTGGCAGAACAGATTGCTACAAAAAATGAAGAAAGGATGGTGGGCTAA
- a CDS encoding DUF6870 family protein, translating to MELNTIVSEVGTLVDIRDVSVNKELSRDERIAEFVQQIKNPYHFKCGRFTVQASFSAEGATLEECIKGILR from the coding sequence ATGGAATTGAACACCATTGTCAGTGAAGTGGGTACGCTGGTAGACATTCGGGATGTCTCTGTCAACAAAGAACTTTCTCGTGATGAACGGATTGCAGAATTTGTTCAGCAAATCAAAAATCCATACCATTTTAAGTGTGGACGTTTTACTGTACAAGCCAGTTTTTCTGCTGAAGGTGCTACCCTGGAAGAATGTATCAAGGGTATTTTGCGATAG
- a CDS encoding sigma-70 family RNA polymerase sigma factor has translation MKKINLRDYYPYYTQDMIVEVPDEVADILREYKLAEAAYFLRTYRHKAYFSLDYDINVEHEAMVLVLTPADIFEQKEENARLYEALASLPEKQRNRITSHFLLGMSLSDIAKSEGTGVSSVHEGIQRGLRRLKKILEKMNTDPEIYHQK, from the coding sequence ATGAAGAAAATCAATCTTCGGGATTATTACCCGTATTATACACAGGACATGATCGTTGAGGTGCCGGATGAAGTTGCGGACATTCTCCGGGAATATAAACTTGCTGAAGCAGCTTATTTTTTGCGTACATACCGGCATAAAGCCTATTTTTCTTTGGATTATGACATCAATGTGGAACATGAGGCTATGGTGCTTGTTTTGACACCAGCAGATATTTTTGAACAGAAGGAAGAAAACGCTAGACTATATGAAGCGCTTGCCTCGTTGCCGGAAAAACAGCGTAACCGTATCACTTCACATTTTCTGTTGGGAATGAGTTTATCGGATATTGCAAAAAGCGAAGGAACCGGCGTCAGCTCTGTACATGAAGGAATCCAACGTGGACTTCGGCGTTTGAAAAAAATTTTAGAAAAAATGAATACAGACCCCGAAATTTACCATCAAAAATGA
- a CDS encoding winged helix-turn-helix domain-containing protein has translation MQYILEQGVCHGTVFNSCHTSSASKKNPLTEIQEGELYLCLEHRTVRVRERIINLTSKEFDILALLIANPKRVFTYELITDLVWKEDCDFYSRKAIHNHISKLRKKLRFEPDLPNYIESVAGIGYKFEHL, from the coding sequence ATGCAATATATTTTGGAACAGGGAGTCTGTCATGGAACGGTATTCAATTCCTGTCACACTTCCTCCGCATCAAAGAAAAATCCTCTAACAGAAATACAGGAAGGCGAGCTTTATCTATGCCTGGAACACCGCACTGTCAGGGTTAGGGAACGGATTATCAACCTGACAAGTAAGGAGTTTGATATACTGGCATTACTCATTGCCAATCCCAAACGTGTTTTTACTTACGAACTGATTACCGATTTGGTTTGGAAAGAGGATTGTGATTTCTATTCGAGAAAAGCCATTCATAATCATATAAGTAAGCTGCGTAAGAAATTGCGCTTTGAACCGGATCTTCCAAACTACATTGAGAGTGTCGCCGGAATCGGCTATAAATTTGAACATCTATAA
- a CDS encoding ABC transporter permease — MKSYRTLALKELLSQKVTSILILIAVVLSTMMTTIVGQSIGVLSAMREQQAIAIGGNRYATFLQMNADQLHALEQDERLSYVGKSIYMGSLELSPSLTLGLMEYLDDTAAIYPSSTSVEEGRLPEAPMEIALSEDILKYLGFEGGIGDKITLSLQKNLRHNIADSYSYTAEFVLTGILKNNYWGYTSGTVTGVVGEGTAEQLLPESYIYYNVDIQTADKKSFQAVVDDFNKELNIHELDTSYNIVYLNALGISYTANSEDANDKGFSFMTVAGILVGSLILLAAGLVIYNILKISVSKRIKGYGTLRAIGSEKGQLYQIIVIEVTLLCLIGIPIGMLLGFLSARGILETATGLVSPELFLVQDSSELKTLIAENSSLNGTLLILSGAITLAFALFAALPAARSAARVSPIMAMSGTNLKIRRRKRKTKKIHNFEAYYARLNLKRNKGRTAITILSLVMSITVFIALQGFSSLLNAASALQDNHLGDYQITNESVGFTADDLNTLKKNKAVQSVAAIQFSLYEQNENGQLDGISLEFQLKPGETFQVVGLNDEYWDYFMGDQLPEEQLGQLKSGNACIVRNPIPMSYGEDVLEFTNIEAGENICVAGMELNVLKTLDGYDGYLGIGNGGFTNGVQVIVDDAIYERLTGKDTYSEFLPTLNEGADRENFDTFIEAFCNRIPGTTFLSYEETDQQLKESFAQIQMLAWGLILFVGLIGILNIINTVYTNIHTRVTEIGMQRAIGMSADSLYKTFLWEGAYYGIIASVIGSVLGYVCTIFIEAATSDTIQLVAIPVMPILEATLLAVGACLLATAIPLRKISKMNIVDSIETVE; from the coding sequence ATGAAATCTTATCGTACATTAGCATTGAAAGAACTGCTGTCCCAAAAAGTCACTTCTATTCTTATTTTGATTGCCGTTGTGCTGTCTACTATGATGACAACCATTGTAGGACAATCCATTGGCGTACTTAGTGCAATGCGGGAACAGCAGGCCATCGCTATCGGAGGAAACCGATATGCCACTTTTTTGCAGATGAATGCAGATCAGCTTCACGCACTGGAACAGGATGAGCGTCTTTCCTATGTAGGGAAATCTATTTATATGGGAAGTTTAGAACTCTCCCCATCTCTCACCCTTGGTTTGATGGAATATTTGGATGATACTGCCGCTATCTATCCATCCAGTACCAGTGTAGAAGAAGGTCGTCTGCCGGAAGCCCCGATGGAAATAGCTCTTTCGGAAGATATTCTGAAATATCTTGGCTTTGAGGGCGGTATTGGAGATAAGATTACACTTTCACTGCAAAAAAATCTTCGCCACAACATTGCGGACAGCTATTCCTATACAGCAGAATTTGTTCTTACAGGGATATTGAAAAATAACTACTGGGGATATACAAGCGGCACTGTTACGGGAGTTGTAGGGGAAGGAACTGCTGAACAACTTCTACCGGAATCTTATATTTATTACAATGTCGATATTCAGACTGCCGATAAAAAGAGTTTTCAAGCAGTTGTCGATGACTTCAATAAGGAATTGAACATCCATGAGCTTGATACCAGCTACAATATTGTATATTTGAACGCTTTGGGAATTTCCTATACTGCAAATTCCGAGGATGCCAATGATAAGGGATTCTCTTTTATGACAGTCGCAGGGATATTAGTGGGCAGTTTAATTTTGCTGGCTGCTGGCCTTGTGATTTACAACATTCTGAAAATATCTGTCTCAAAACGAATAAAGGGATATGGAACACTTCGGGCTATTGGAAGCGAAAAAGGACAACTTTATCAGATCATTGTAATTGAAGTAACCCTATTGTGTCTGATTGGGATTCCTATTGGTATGCTTCTTGGCTTTTTGAGTGCCAGAGGGATTTTAGAGACAGCTACCGGCCTGGTTTCTCCTGAATTGTTCTTGGTTCAGGATTCTTCCGAATTGAAAACCCTAATAGCAGAAAACAGTTCTTTGAATGGAACCTTACTGATATTAAGCGGAGCAATCACTTTGGCGTTTGCGTTGTTTGCAGCATTACCAGCAGCCAGATCAGCCGCAAGGGTATCCCCTATTATGGCGATGTCTGGAACAAATCTGAAAATTCGACGCAGAAAGCGTAAAACAAAGAAAATCCATAATTTTGAAGCATACTATGCCCGTCTGAACTTAAAGAGAAATAAAGGCCGTACTGCAATTACAATTTTGTCCCTTGTTATGAGTATCACGGTTTTTATTGCACTGCAAGGTTTTTCCTCTTTACTGAACGCTGCAAGTGCCCTGCAAGATAACCATTTAGGAGATTATCAGATCACAAATGAAAGTGTTGGATTTACCGCAGACGATCTGAATACCTTAAAGAAAAATAAAGCAGTACAGAGCGTAGCTGCTATACAGTTTTCGCTTTACGAACAAAATGAAAATGGGCAGCTCGATGGAATCAGTCTTGAATTTCAACTAAAACCCGGCGAAACTTTTCAGGTTGTCGGATTGAACGATGAATATTGGGATTATTTTATGGGGGATCAATTACCAGAAGAACAGCTTGGACAACTGAAATCAGGGAACGCCTGTATAGTAAGGAATCCTATTCCCATGAGCTACGGCGAAGATGTTCTTGAATTTACAAATATAGAGGCCGGAGAAAACATCTGTGTTGCGGGAATGGAGCTGAATGTTTTGAAAACCTTGGATGGCTATGACGGTTATCTTGGTATTGGAAATGGCGGTTTCACAAATGGTGTTCAAGTGATTGTTGATGATGCTATCTATGAACGCCTGACGGGAAAAGATACCTATTCAGAGTTTTTGCCTACACTGAACGAGGGTGCTGACAGGGAAAACTTTGATACATTTATCGAGGCGTTTTGTAACAGAATACCGGGGACAACATTCTTGTCATATGAAGAAACCGACCAGCAACTAAAAGAGAGCTTTGCACAAATTCAAATGCTGGCATGGGGGCTGATTCTTTTCGTTGGCCTGATTGGTATTCTTAATATCATCAATACCGTTTACACAAATATTCACACCAGAGTAACAGAAATCGGTATGCAGCGGGCCATTGGAATGAGTGCCGATAGCCTTTATAAAACTTTCCTTTGGGAAGGTGCATATTACGGAATCATTGCCTCTGTGATTGGAAGCGTGCTGGGATATGTTTGTACGATCTTCATTGAGGCGGCCACGAGCGACACCATCCAGCTTGTTGCAATCCCTGTCATGCCCATTCTTGAAGCAACCCTCTTGGCAGTAGGAGCTTGCTTGCTGGCAACAGCAATTCCGCTACGGAAAATTTCAAAAATGAATATTGTGGATTCGATTGAAACGGTTGAGTAG
- a CDS encoding ABC transporter ATP-binding protein produces the protein MNIEAKNLSKIYGDGENRVVALDRANLEIVSSDFISIMGPSGSGKSTLLHLLSGLDKPSSGSLTYDGKDIYSYSDKELSAFRRKRIGFIFQQFNLLPVLTAKENIIMPLLLDKQKPNEAYLKQLTELLGIQGRLEHLPHELSGGQQQRVAIARALIAKPDVIFADEPTGNLDSKSGGEVMELLQNVWKKMGKALVVITHDSRIARMADRQFQIVDGVLTEVTAK, from the coding sequence ATGAATATTGAGGCAAAGAATTTATCAAAGATTTATGGTGACGGTGAAAACCGAGTGGTGGCTTTGGATCGTGCAAATCTCGAAATTGTATCCAGCGATTTTATTTCTATCATGGGGCCATCGGGAAGCGGAAAAAGTACCCTGCTGCATTTGCTTTCCGGCTTGGATAAGCCATCTTCCGGCTCGCTGACCTACGATGGTAAAGATATTTACAGTTACAGCGATAAGGAGTTGTCGGCATTCCGCCGGAAACGGATTGGATTTATTTTTCAGCAATTTAATCTGCTTCCGGTTCTGACGGCGAAAGAAAATATTATCATGCCTCTTTTGCTGGATAAGCAAAAACCGAATGAAGCATACCTGAAACAGCTTACAGAACTGCTTGGCATTCAGGGCCGCTTGGAACATCTGCCCCATGAGTTATCCGGCGGCCAGCAGCAGCGTGTAGCCATTGCCCGCGCTTTGATTGCAAAGCCGGATGTAATTTTTGCGGATGAGCCTACGGGAAATCTGGACAGCAAAAGCGGCGGCGAAGTCATGGAACTGCTTCAAAATGTATGGAAAAAGATGGGGAAAGCTCTCGTTGTCATTACCCATGACAGCCGTATTGCACGAATGGCAGACCGGCAGTTTCAGATTGTAGATGGTGTGCTTACGGAGGTGACAGCGAAATGA
- a CDS encoding sensor histidine kinase has protein sequence MAFLLLGAVIFLCRGIENHYPLGGVEILSDGSVVPLPSPTVSQQRILAILNIVQTVSCILFPVGGLIVSVFLFYYLKLKQPISCLQNGIMRIQNNDLDFSLPILSNDEMGQLCAAFEEMRSELLKSNRLLWQQAEERKRLNAAFSHDLRNPITVLKGSVKLLRQGIQDEQTIDRLESYTLRIEQYVEAMSSVQKLEQLSVKPKEIRLSVLQSELQETARLLALSKKVSVLVPSGGTVCIDHGLFLTVAENLIGNAARFAEKAISIQITLQNDSMTLNVEDDGAGYPLSLVQNGPTPFETTSSNSSHFGMGLYSSRILCEKHGGRLILENRAGGGASATAIFYFV, from the coding sequence GTGGCATTTCTCCTGCTTGGGGCAGTTATCTTCCTATGCCGAGGCATTGAAAACCATTATCCTTTAGGCGGTGTAGAAATCTTGTCGGATGGCTCTGTTGTACCTCTGCCGTCTCCTACGGTGTCACAACAGCGTATTTTGGCTATCCTAAACATTGTGCAGACGGTTTCCTGTATTCTTTTTCCAGTAGGCGGATTGATTGTTTCAGTCTTTCTTTTTTATTATCTCAAATTGAAACAGCCTATTTCCTGCCTGCAAAATGGCATTATGCGGATTCAGAATAATGATCTGGATTTTTCGCTGCCGATTTTGTCTAACGATGAAATGGGACAACTATGTGCTGCCTTTGAAGAAATGCGGAGTGAACTTCTGAAATCGAATCGGCTGTTGTGGCAACAGGCCGAGGAACGCAAACGGCTCAATGCCGCATTTTCCCATGATCTGCGTAACCCGATTACGGTATTAAAAGGAAGTGTAAAACTTTTGCGGCAAGGTATTCAGGACGAACAGACCATAGACCGGCTGGAAAGTTACACTTTACGGATCGAGCAGTATGTAGAAGCTATGAGCAGTGTTCAAAAGTTGGAACAACTCTCTGTTAAGCCAAAAGAAATCAGACTATCAGTTTTGCAGAGTGAATTGCAGGAAACAGCACGACTGTTAGCGCTATCCAAAAAAGTTTCTGTTTTAGTACCATCAGGCGGAACAGTTTGTATAGATCACGGGCTATTTCTTACCGTAGCGGAAAATCTGATTGGAAATGCGGCGCGATTTGCAGAAAAAGCAATCTCTATTCAAATAACGCTGCAAAATGATTCTATGACCTTGAATGTAGAAGATGATGGTGCTGGTTATCCGCTGTCTCTCGTGCAGAATGGGCCAACCCCCTTTGAAACGACAAGTAGTAATTCCTCACATTTTGGAATGGGGCTTTACAGCAGCAGAATTTTATGTGAAAAACATGGTGGCCGATTGATTTTGGAAAATCGGGCCGGGGGCGGTGCATCCGCAACGGCTATTTTTTATTTCGTGTAA
- a CDS encoding nuclear transport factor 2 family protein — protein MNEREKTIRLWFDMWLNQQDMGIDDIFTEDVIYTESWSPQYNNRKTVKHWFQEWNTRGKVVIWEIKQFFHKGDQTIVEWYFKNEMNNGSIEEFDGISLVEWTEDNKIKALKEFGCNRNTYNPYQEGDTPQFKAEKANWF, from the coding sequence ATGAATGAACGAGAAAAAACGATTCGACTATGGTTTGATATGTGGCTCAATCAGCAGGATATGGGCATTGATGATATTTTTACAGAAGATGTAATCTATACAGAAAGCTGGAGTCCCCAGTATAACAACCGAAAAACAGTAAAGCATTGGTTTCAGGAATGGAATACCCGTGGCAAGGTGGTGATTTGGGAAATCAAGCAATTTTTTCATAAGGGAGATCAAACGATTGTGGAGTGGTATTTCAAAAATGAAATGAACAATGGAAGTATAGAGGAATTTGATGGAATCTCGCTGGTTGAGTGGACAGAGGATAATAAAATAAAGGCATTAAAAGAATTTGGGTGTAATCGCAATACCTATAATCCATACCAGGAAGGCGATACCCCTCAATTCAAAGCAGAAAAAGCGAATTGGTTTTGA
- a CDS encoding response regulator, producing the protein MKKILLIDDSDTYTWCLQKYLQHRGYPVKTACTLKEARTAIQEEMPLVVCCDLDLPDGSGMDFLDEVRAADKELPFILASCHDKDDYEQEAMRRGATLCMDKMKGLLLQDKLVEYAYRQLSGEKAPTFHKLLFVYAEDTSAEVLRAAMLQKGFDLILVSSIWEAKRRIFEDKEIELILCDLELPDGTAMELFHTLRRVAGMFQMKNPPVRLLPFFILTENNDPATEYEYRHEGVNDYITAPVNIPELIRRVLFFVE; encoded by the coding sequence ATGAAAAAGATACTGCTGATCGACGACAGCGACACCTATACATGGTGCCTGCAAAAATACTTACAGCACCGGGGCTACCCGGTAAAAACGGCTTGTACGCTGAAAGAAGCGCGGACTGCCATCCAAGAGGAAATGCCGCTGGTGGTCTGCTGTGATCTCGACCTGCCGGACGGTTCCGGCATGGACTTTCTGGACGAGGTGCGGGCCGCAGACAAGGAGCTGCCTTTTATTCTGGCGTCCTGTCATGACAAGGACGACTACGAACAGGAAGCTATGCGCCGGGGCGCGACGCTGTGCATGGACAAAATGAAAGGACTGCTACTACAAGATAAGCTGGTGGAATACGCCTACCGGCAGTTATCCGGCGAAAAGGCCCCGACTTTTCACAAGCTGCTCTTTGTCTATGCAGAAGATACCAGCGCCGAAGTGCTGCGGGCTGCTATGCTACAAAAGGGCTTTGACCTGATTCTGGTTTCCTCGATTTGGGAAGCCAAGCGCCGGATTTTTGAGGATAAGGAAATAGAACTGATCTTGTGCGATCTGGAACTGCCGGACGGCACAGCAATGGAGCTGTTTCATACGCTACGGCGGGTGGCGGGGATGTTCCAAATGAAGAATCCCCCTGTCCGGCTTCTGCCGTTCTTTATCCTCACCGAGAACAACGACCCTGCCACGGAATATGAATACCGGCATGAGGGCGTGAACGACTATATCACCGCCCCGGTCAATATCCCGGAGCTGATCCGGCGGGTTCTGTTCTTTGTGGAATGA
- a CDS encoding ABC transporter permease: MTWPFENDTSGIVKRISNRSISANRKRNIFIVLTIVLASALLSAIVLYGFGVMQETQNRNQKTAQIMYHAISEQQGQELYKQEEIAWVGEFFNAFSEQVNHSTVNFTYANADMLTSQSMPYSGDLPASENEIVVQESFLDSLGYSNELGQTIQIPFSDGTTHDFKLTGILDVKTGDIGRYTAIISKELVRQQYGDGGMIDYYIGLKGAQNMSEEEATNYANTLAQQLKISDDNVIVRSTYFNLKDKNHGSDMLFYFLIGFVTFIGSGIVIYSIFYISVASSIRNYGQLRTIGTTKRQIKKMVYREGKLLAAIAIPIGLVIGNVIGYFLIPAGWYWLTTLCVTVGVGLFAFIIVMIAIHTPVKRAAAVSPLEALRYSDYQGKMKESSVLHRKITPASLAKMNLSRQKAKSTLTILSLSLGGVLVVLISTMLVSYDGVAEARGRAFPVGEFNIQLNANQSWDTAGISLSGLQQKNFLNADFINAVESIDGVTGIKHWYYTDAEYRVNGNSGKWIQGFCRDEQQNLEKERIAGTTDYDELVAGNGIVLLQERADLYDIEAALGDTVEVDYKTESGQIRTKAYTVMGIVNEYSYSGFSKCFALPEQFMNEATGIDCTGTISVITDMKKYDTVEAALNQLIDGNSDLVMETIKESITYYSGLQQLSFGVLLIVAVIVVCFSLINLVNTTITNFLSRRQEIGMLQAIGLSKKQLIKMLCYEGLMYSVFATLVTLVLGTGLGFLSVQVVVKTMNPYFYYSFPWLIVLIYLAILLIVQFTLISYTTGNLKKQSLVEQIRTME, from the coding sequence ATGACATGGCCTTTTGAAAATGATACCAGCGGCATTGTAAAGCGCATATCAAACCGCAGTATATCGGCAAATCGAAAAAGAAATATCTTTATTGTTTTGACGATTGTACTTGCCAGCGCATTGCTATCTGCTATTGTACTCTATGGCTTTGGGGTTATGCAGGAAACGCAAAACCGCAACCAAAAAACAGCGCAGATTATGTATCATGCGATTTCTGAACAACAGGGACAGGAACTATACAAGCAAGAAGAAATTGCGTGGGTTGGAGAATTTTTCAACGCATTTTCTGAACAGGTAAACCATTCAACCGTGAACTTTACTTATGCAAATGCAGATATGCTAACATCCCAAAGTATGCCCTATTCGGGAGATTTACCAGCTTCGGAGAATGAAATTGTAGTGCAGGAATCCTTTTTGGATAGTTTGGGCTATTCAAATGAATTGGGACAGACAATTCAAATCCCCTTTTCTGACGGCACTACCCATGATTTCAAATTGACGGGAATCTTAGATGTGAAAACCGGCGATATTGGGCGCTATACAGCCATTATATCGAAAGAATTAGTAAGACAGCAGTATGGCGACGGAGGCATGATTGATTATTACATTGGGCTGAAAGGCGCTCAAAACATGAGCGAGGAAGAAGCCACCAACTATGCAAACACTCTGGCGCAGCAATTAAAAATTTCCGATGATAATGTGATTGTCCGTTCCACATATTTTAACTTAAAGGACAAAAATCACGGAAGCGATATGCTGTTCTATTTCTTGATCGGTTTTGTAACTTTCATTGGTTCCGGCATTGTGATCTATTCGATTTTTTATATTTCAGTAGCAAGCAGTATCCGTAACTATGGACAGCTTCGCACAATCGGAACTACAAAACGACAGATCAAAAAGATGGTTTACCGCGAGGGGAAATTACTTGCTGCCATTGCTATCCCGATTGGTTTGGTTATTGGAAATGTGATTGGGTACTTCCTGATTCCTGCCGGTTGGTACTGGCTGACTACTTTATGTGTGACGGTCGGGGTTGGCCTTTTTGCATTTATTATTGTGATGATTGCCATTCATACTCCTGTAAAAAGAGCTGCGGCAGTATCTCCGCTGGAAGCATTGCGATATTCCGATTATCAGGGGAAAATGAAAGAAAGTTCCGTGTTGCACCGTAAAATAACGCCTGCTTCACTTGCTAAAATGAATCTGTCCAGACAAAAGGCAAAGTCCACTTTAACAATACTTTCTCTTTCACTCGGCGGAGTATTGGTTGTATTGATTTCGACAATGTTAGTTTCCTATGATGGCGTTGCAGAGGCAAGAGGCAGGGCTTTCCCTGTCGGTGAATTTAACATTCAGCTCAACGCAAATCAATCGTGGGACACTGCTGGTATTTCTTTGTCTGGATTGCAGCAAAAGAATTTTCTAAATGCCGATTTTATAAATGCAGTAGAATCTATTGATGGCGTTACAGGAATCAAGCACTGGTATTACACGGACGCAGAATATCGTGTAAATGGTAATTCTGGAAAATGGATTCAGGGCTTTTGCCGAGATGAACAGCAGAATTTGGAGAAAGAGCGAATTGCGGGAACGACTGATTATGATGAACTGGTGGCAGGCAATGGAATTGTCTTGCTTCAAGAGCGTGCCGATCTCTATGATATTGAGGCTGCGTTGGGTGATACCGTCGAAGTGGACTATAAAACCGAATCCGGCCAAATTCGCACAAAGGCCTATACCGTCATGGGCATTGTAAACGAATATTCTTACTCCGGCTTCTCAAAATGCTTTGCGCTTCCGGAGCAGTTTATGAATGAAGCGACCGGGATAGATTGCACAGGTACGATTTCCGTAATTACCGATATGAAAAAATATGATACGGTAGAAGCTGCATTAAATCAACTGATAGACGGAAATAGCGATTTGGTTATGGAAACCATAAAAGAAAGTATCACTTATTATAGCGGACTTCAACAACTTTCTTTCGGGGTATTGTTGATCGTGGCTGTTATTGTTGTGTGCTTTTCTTTAATCAACCTTGTCAATACGACAATCACAAACTTCTTATCCCGTAGGCAGGAAATTGGAATGTTACAGGCGATTGGTTTGAGTAAAAAGCAGCTTATCAAAATGCTGTGCTATGAGGGGTTAATGTATTCAGTTTTTGCTACGCTGGTAACATTGGTTTTGGGGACTGGACTGGGCTTCCTATCCGTACAGGTCGTTGTGAAAACGATGAATCCATACTTTTACTATTCATTTCCGTGGCTGATCGTATTGATATATTTAGCAATCCTGCTGATTGTGCAATTCACCTTGATTTCTTACACAACTGGAAATCTGAAAAAGCAATCTCTTGTTGAGCAAATCAGGACGATGGAATAG